The nucleotide window TCGGTACATTCCAAAATCACCTGGATTCTGTTTTCTTTTGATTTCTTAGCCATTTCTCTGCCTCCTCTTGGTTATACGTATAAATACCCTTTTTCAGCTGCTTTCTTAATGGCAGCATTTAAACCGATTTTGTTAATCGTGCGCAGTCCGGCAGCCGATACTTTCAGGCTAATCCAGCAATCTTGTTCTACCCAATAGAACTTACGTGTAAACAGGTTTACATCAAAAACGCGTTTTGTGCGACGCTTCGAGTGAGAAACGTTGTTTCCTGTCATTGCTTTTTTTCCGGTAATTTGACAAGTCTTTGCCATATCTTATTCTATTTTTTATTGTTTATTCTTTCACAGAATGGGAGCGCAAAGGTACAGAAATTTTATCAACAACCAAAAAATTATCCACAAATTATTTCTATAATTGGATTTCTTTTCTGCTTTTTTAATCATTATGCTGAAATTCAGCATAATATTATTTTGATACTTGTAGTTTTAGAGCCTCTTCATCGCCTTTGGCAATGATGTCGTTTGCTTTTTGCTGTGCCTTTTTCATGGTTTCGTCGGCAAGTTTTTTAGCAGCAATTTTAGCAAACGGGTTTTTTGCCTGATTGACGATGTTGTCGGCCTGGGTTTGTGCAGCCTGTAAAATTGCATCTGCTTTGGCCTTGGCATCCGCCCTGATCTGATCCATTTTCTTCTGCGCTTC belongs to Paludibacter jiangxiensis and includes:
- the rpmB gene encoding 50S ribosomal protein L28 → MAKTCQITGKKAMTGNNVSHSKRRTKRVFDVNLFTRKFYWVEQDCWISLKVSAAGLRTINKIGLNAAIKKAAEKGYLYV